One Brassica napus cultivar Da-Ae chromosome C4, Da-Ae, whole genome shotgun sequence genomic region harbors:
- the LOC111212894 gene encoding uncharacterized protein LOC111212894, with the protein MEIQRRGQNPKPDDVVVAIAMSTRQSIRTKSKTGDPVNGELENNGLPVRLFATDRYPFERVNMYSILWVRAVLRGSPEMDILMGSCFAGLFQIPTRRLLAGKVVHCMMTRQIVTKKKYEMWHVFGGNPFRFSLVEFGEVTGLPCREFEEGYSIDYQLPNKEENYEFWDRLIGDSRDATIEYIVALVESDDEMPRDIRLKLCLIVIVDGVLVAKSQKPWPTLKYLKLLESLDDFLALPWGRESFLWTISTLIPPLKVMGKCEDPVGVFCNKLRQQMIKTGFPLALQLVAFWTIPQLLQLVSGDDTITLLNYPEMSLPQHSGLIVAAVRKAEHNSVVRVVNL; encoded by the exons ATGGAGATTCAGCGACGGGGGCAAAATCCAAAACCAGACGACGTAGTGGTGGCGATAGCGATGTCGACGAGGCAGAGCATCCGTACGAAGAGCAAAACGGGCG ATCCCGTGAATGGTGAGTTAGAAAACAACGGCCTTCCGGTGAGACTCTTCGCCACGGACCGGTACCCATTCGAGAGAGTAAACATGTACTCGATCCTGTGGGTGAGGGCAGTCCTAAGAGGCTCTCCTGAGATGGATATATTGATGGGGTCTTGTTTTGCCGGGCTGTTTCAAATACCTACTCGGAGGTTGCTGGCGGGGAAAGTTGTTCATTGTATGATGACGAGGCAGATTGTGACGAAGAAGAAGTACGAGATGTGGCATGTGTTTGGAGGTAACCCATTTAGGTTCTCGTTAGTGGAGTTCGGCGAGGTAACCGGTTTGCCTTGCCGTGAGTTTGAGGAAGGCTATAGCATTGATTACCAGCTACCGAACAAAGAGGAGAACTATGAGTTCTGGGACAGGCTCATTGGTGACAGCAGGGACGCTACAATAGAATACATCGTTGCGTTGGTGGAGAGCGACGATGAAATGCCCAGAGATATTAGGTTGAAGCTCTGTTTGATAGTAATTGTCGACGGTGTTCTGGTTGCTAAGTCGCAGAAGCCGTGGCCAACGCTGAAATATTTGAAGCTTCTTGAAAGTCTAGATGATTTCCTGGCCCTCCCTTGGGGGAGGGAGTCCTTCTTGTGGACTATTAGTACACTGATACCGCCCCTGAAAGTGATGGGGAAATGCGAGGATCCCGTCGGTGTGTTTTGCAACAAGTTGAGGCAGCAGATGATCAAGACAGGTTTCCCCCTAGCTCTCCAGTTGGTTGCATTTTGGACAATCCCGCAGCTGCTGCAGCTCGTTTCCGGCGACGACACGATAACTCTGTTGAACTACCCGGAGATGTCATTACCTCAGCATTCTGGTCTAATTGTAGCGGCAGTAAGGAAGGCGGAACACAACTCTGTGGTAAGAGTTGTGAATTTGTAG
- the LOC111212895 gene encoding uncharacterized protein LOC111212895: MYSYSNGSPYTPRLGVHSNSAYTHTSSCPLSPRTPHPMHGSPHQPTVQAPPPWETRPLGEISDEEFDIPPLFDDLSYEADDVLDLNVEDTDGEPTVGKLYATKQDCQIGLAIYAIKKHFHFRQTRTTRNSFVLSCHNTRRDWCILAKQLTTCGYYTIKKAQLEHTCPLDQRDQYKTKATSKVIAHIYRSCYGEPNEGPKAAQIQQLVLEDLGVSASYMKCHRPEEQAVDNAVGNTEDSYLNLADYFERLKNTNPGTVTAIETELDDFGQSRFLYAFLSFGASIQGFRRVRPVLIVDGTHLSGKYKGVLLTASGQDANFQVFPLAFAVVDGENNNAWLWFLTKVERIIADSTSLSIISDRHSSLLKARAIVFPKAHHGACIVHIMRNVVSRYKSKGLAKLVCAAAFSFKRKDFNDNFGKIRQTNAACAKYLEDMGTDK, encoded by the coding sequence ATGTACTCGTACTCCAACGGCTCACCGTACACGCCGCGTTTAGGTGTACACTCAAATTCGGCGTACACGCATACGAGTAGTTGCCCATTGTCACCTCGTACACCGCACCCTATGCACGGCTCCCCTCACCAGCCTACAGTTCAGGCCCCACCACCCTGGGAGACCAGGCCACTAGGTGAGATTAGCGACGAGGAATTCGACATCCCTCCTCTTTTTGACGATCTCTCCTACGAGGCCGATGATGTACTTGATCTTAACGTAGAAGACACTGATGGGGAACCAACCGTTGGGAAGCTTTACGCAACCAAACAAGACTGTCAAATTGGTTTAGCTATCTATGCTATCAAAAAACACTTCCACTTCAGGCAGACCCGGACGACCAGGAACTCTTTTGTCCTCAGTTGCCACAACACGCGCCGAGACTGGTGCATACTAGCTAAACAACTGACTACATGTGGCTATTACACTATCAAAAAGGCTCAGCTTGAACACACATGCCCTCTCGACCAGCGGGACCAATACAAGACGAAGGCTACGTCAAAGGTCATTGCTCATATCTACCGTTCTTGCTACGGAGAACCAAACGAAGGTCCAAAAGCGGCCCAGATCCAGCAGCTCGTCTTGGAGGATCTGGGTGTCTCTGCCTCATACATGAAATGCCACAGGCCTGAAGAACAGGCTGTCGACAACGCAGTGGGAAACACAGAAGATTCATATCTCAACCTAGCCGATTACTTTGAAAGGCTTAAAAACACCAACCCCGGTACTGTCACAGCCATTGAAACAGAACTTGATGATTTTGGCCAGTCCAGATTCCTCTACGCTTTCCTATCATTCGGAGCCTCAATCCAGGGATTCCGTCGTGTGCGACCAGTCCTCATCGTCGATGGCACCCACCTATCTGGGAAATACAAAGGCGTTCTACTAACCGCAAGCGGCCAGGATGCTAACTTCCAAGTGTTCCCCCTAGCTTTCGCGGTTGTTGATGGAGAGAATAACAATGCCTGGCTCTGGTTTCTAACAAAGGTCGAGAGGATAATTGCAGACTCCACCTCTCTTAGTATCATCTCAGATCGTCATAGCTCACTCCTCAAAGCCAGGGCTATTGTTTTCCCCAAAGCGCATCATGGGGCGTGCATCGTCCATATCATGAGAAATGTTGTCTCCCGGTACAAAAGCAAAGGACTCGCCAAACTCGTCTGTGCAGCTGCCTTTTCGTTCAAACGCAAAGACTTTAATGATAACTTTGGGAAAATCCGTCAAACCAACGCTGCTTGTGCCAAATACCTTGAAGACATGGGCACCGACAAATGA
- the LOC111212893 gene encoding uncharacterized protein LOC111212893 yields the protein MNDKGDKTCPLCAEEMDLTDQHFKPCKCGYQICVWCWHRIIEMAEKDKTEGRCPACRTSYDKEKIVGMTASCQRLVAQLNNDRKKSHKVKPKPSEGRKDLTGVRVIQRNLVYVMSLPFDLADEDLFQSREYFGQYGKVVKVALARTQAGEIQLFPNNSCSVYITYSREEEAIRCIRSVHLFVFDGRPLKACFGTMKYCHAWIRNMPCNNVECLYLHEIGFQEDSFTKDETISVHMRKIIEEITGAVPNSPRRSGSMLPPPVDDYVDNASIPRPIPKCVLNNAQSVVKTSPPNSSNGRSVSLPAGALWGMHASSKSSVPSIPCSGELLRVKAVTVSSASHSDVSMKPALEDNHTSYGNGMKSQELLDSKTEFPDLSSVNRTQTSNSKAFVSASHSDVLKKPAIEDNHISYGVALKPQDLLDSQTDFPELSSVNRTQSDNKALVSANVDNTRAISVPSDCTNFPEPTSLLSNGDKNINGGRQSVCSDEVSVDSDSVVDGYGGLTRSDSSHVDHVSLKSSHTVVSRDSYLQHCVNETREVQQLQKTGITKANDVVVSREEVNAGTPLISPLVTNRHLQAEDDMSSFIRERLKDPEVFSCQPIATNKASFLRTMQPSSCQYKVEHDETRSMFGSSAADSRGSNIASISHGYNEMPQREPSRLNGSLNHSMLFPDTQPNGNCGVDTQGSSRNEIDDRIASIMSLDLDEYLTSPHNLPKQLGAGDVEARSRKLASYCEIKNNQSRFSFDESKDQAFRSSNVFNHRHHGSDLYQNSSERQSRDMNMPGMYNGIPSSYLKGMDYVAQNATLPLSFKPHSVARSPVTAPPGFSVTSRPPPPPGFSSNGREHQTLNGFSGNHRYSESPVYNTPYHQSLPIENNGGVRDVEFLDPAILAVGQGFENPSLDYRLNFQGNTNIFSNETKLQQQHQLAMQSPLSSHQNCRLTDSLGMSSRFMDQSRNMALPNGHWDGLSNEIQSQNRFQNERFIGSTNRMNGYNGTFRI from the exons ATGAATGACAAAGGAGATAAGACTTGTCCTCTATGTGCTGAGGAGATGGACTTGACTGATCAGCATTTCAAACCTTGCAAATGTGGCTATCAG ATATGTGTTTGGTGTTGGCATCGGATTATAGAGATGGCCGAGAAAGATAAGACAGAGGGTCGCTGTCCTGCATGTCGTACCTCTTACGATAAGGAAAAGATTGTTGGGATGACGGCTAGCTGTCAAAG GTTGGTTGCTCAACTTAACAATGACCGGAAAAAATCACATAAGGTGAAGCCTAAACCTTCAGAGGGAAGAAAAGACCTAACTGGTGTGAGAGTCATCCAAAGAAACTTGGTTTACGTTATGAGCTTGCCTTTTGATCTGGCAGATGAAGAT CTTTTTCAGAGTAGAGAATACTTTGGTCAGTATGGGAAAGTCGTAAAGGTAGCATTGGCTCGAACGCAAGCTGGGGAGATCCAactgtttccaaacaattcttgCAGTGT ATATATTACTTACTCCAGAGAGGAGGAAGCAATTCGTTGTATCCGATCAGTACATCTATTTGTTTTCGATGGTAGACCTTTGAA GGCATGTTTTGGGACCATGAAGTACTGTCATGCGTGGATCAGAAACATG ccTTGTAACAATGTGGAATGCCTTTACTTGCATGAGATTGGTTTCCAAGAAGATAGTTTCACGAAAGATGAGACAATATCAGTGCACATGAG gaaaattattgaAGAAATTACTGGTGCGGTGCCTAATTCTCCTCGGCGTTCAGGGAGTATGTTACCTCCACCAGTGGATGATTATGTTGATAATGCGTCTATCCCAAGACCAATTCCAAAATGTGTTTTGAAT AATGCACAGAGTGTTGTCAAAACTTCTCCCCCAAATAGTAGCAACGGCCGATCTGTTAGTCTTCCTGCTGGAGCCTTGTG GGGAATGCATGCTTCAAGCAAGTCTTCCGTGCCGAGTATACCATGTTCGGGGGAACTCTTAAGAGTTAAAGCTGTCACAGTTTCATCTGCATCTCATAGCGATGTATCAATGAAGCCAGCATTAGAGGATAATCATACTTCATATGGGAATGGTATGAAATCGCAAGAGCTATTGGATAGCAAGACTGAGTTTCCAGATCTTTCCTCAGTTAATAGGACCCAGACCAGTAATAGTAAGGCATTTGTTTCGGCATCTCATAGTGATGTATTAAAGAAGCCAGCAATAGAGGATAATCATATTTCATATGGGGTTGCCTTAAAACCGCAAGATCTATTGGATAGTCAGACGGATTTTCCAGAGCTTTCCTCGGTGAATAGGACACAGAGCGATAATAAAGCCTTAGTTTCTGCAAATGTGGATAACACTAGAGCTATTAGTGTGCCATCAGATTGCACGAATTTTCCAGAGCCTACTTCTCTGCTGTCCAATGGTGACAAAAATATTAATGGAGGGAGACAGAGTGTATGCAGCGACGAGGTGTCAGTGGATTCAGATAGTGTTGTGGATGGCTATGGGGGGCTAACAAGATCTGACAGTTCACATGTTGATCACGTTTCCTTAAAGTCGTCACATACAGTAGTATCCCGAGACTCTTATCTACAGCATTGTGTCAATGAAACTAGAGAAGTACAGCAATTGCAGAAGACTGGTATAACTAAGGCAAACGATGTCGTTGTCTCAAGAGAAGAAGTTAATGCTGGTACTCCTTTGATATCTCCCTTGGTAACAAATCGGCATCTTCAAGCGGAGGATGATATGTcatcatttattagagaaagaCTCAAGGATCCCGAAGTTTTTAGCTGCCAGCCCATTGCGACCAATAAAGCTAGTTTCCTACGCACTATGCAGCCTTCGTCATGCCAGTATAAGGTTGAGCATGATGAAACCAGGAGTATGTTTGGGTCCTCCGCGGCTGACAGCAGAGGAAGTAATATAGCTTCGATCTCACATGGATATAACGAGATGCCACAGAGAGAGCCCAGTCGTTTAAATGGCAGTCTTAATCACTCTATGCTGTTTCCTGACACCCAACCAAATGGGAACTGTGGCGTTGACACACAGGGAAGCTCTAGGAATGAAATAGATGACAGAATTGCAAGCATAATGTCGTTAGATCTTGATGAATACTTGACATCACCTCATAACTTGCCGAAGCAACTAGGAGCAGGTGACGTAGAGGCCAGGTCTCGTAAGCTAGCTAGTTACTGTGAAATTAAGAATAATCAGTCCCGGTTTTCTTTTGATGAATCCAAGGATCAGGCTTTTAGATCGTCTAACGTCTTCAACCACAGACATCATGGCAGTGACTTATACCAAAATTCTTCAGAGCGACAGAGTCGTGATATGAATATGCCTGGAATGTATAATGGTATTCCATCCAGTTATCTCAAAGGAATGGACTATGTCGCGCAAAACGCCACTTTGCCCTTGTCCTTTAAGCCTCATT CTGTTGCAAGATCTCCAGTTACAGCGCCACCTGGATTTTCAGTTACAAGTcgacctcctcctcctccaggcTTCTCATCAAATGGGAGAGAACATCAGACATTGAATGGCTTTTCAG GGAACCATCGTTATTCTGAATCGCCAGTGTACAACACCCCATATCATCAGTCACTTCCAATTGAAAACAATGGTGGTGTCAGGGATGTTGAGTTTCTGGATCCTGCGATTTTGGCTGTTGGTCAAGGTTTTGAGAATCCAAGCCTAGATTACAGATTAAACTTTCAAGGAAACACAAACATATTCTCAAACGAGACAAAGCTTCAACAACAACATCAACTGGCAATGCAGAGCCCCTTGTCTTCACATCAGAACTGTAGACTCACTGATTCTTTGGGAATGTCATCAAGGTTTATGGATCAATCTAGAAATATGGCCTTGCCTAATGGCCACTGGGATGGGTTGAGTAACGAGATCCAAAGTCAGAACAGGTTCCAGAATGAGAGATTTATTGGGTCAACAAATCGGATGAATGGTTACAATGGGACTTTCAGGATTTAA
- the LOC125585445 gene encoding V-type proton ATPase subunit a1-like: MDDFLDKLPQMDLMRSEKMTLVQLIIPVESAHRCVTYLGELGLLQFRDLNADKSPFQRTFANQVKRCGEMSRKLRFFKDQIDKAGLRCSPRHELEPYIELGDLERQLADHEHEVLEMNSNSEKLRQTYNELLEFKIVLQKANGFLVSSNAHATGDETELHEGTYSNNGFIETSSLLEQEMRPEPLNQSGLRFISGIINKDKLLRFERMLFRATRGNMLFNQTPSDEEIMDPSTSEMVEKIVFVVFFSGEQARTKILKICEAFGANCYPVPEDTTKQRQLTREVLSRLSDLEATLDAGTRHRNDALNAVGYSLTKWMTTVRREKAVYDTLNMLNFDVTKKCLVGEGWCPTFAKTQIHEVLQRATFDSNSQVGVIFHIMQAVESPPTYFRTNKLTNAFQEIIDAYGVARYQEANPAVYSVVTYPFLFAVMFGDWGHGLCLLLGALYLLTRERKLSSQKLGSFMEMLFGGRYVILLMALFSIYCGLIYNEFFSVPFHVFGGSAYKCRDTTCSDAYTVGLVKYRDPYPFGVDPSWRGSRSELPYLNSLKMKMSILLGIAQMNLGLILSFFNARFFGSSLDIRYQFIPQMIFLNSLFGYLSLLIIIKWCTGSQADLYHVMIYMFLSPTEELGENELFWGQRPLQILLLLMAFIAVPWMLFPKPFALRKIHMERFQGRTYGVLGTSEVDLDVEPGSARGHQEEEFNFSEIFVHQLIHSIEFVLGSVSNTASYLRLWALSLAHSELSTVFYEKVLLLAWGYENILIRLIGLVVFAFATAFILLMMETLSAFLHALRLHWVEFMGKFFHGDGYKFKPFSFALVSNDDE; the protein is encoded by the exons ATGGACGATTTCTTAGACAAGTTGCCGCAGATGGATCTGATGCGCTCGGAGAAGATGACGCTCGTCCAGCTTATCATCCCCGTCGAGTCCGCTCACCGCTGCGTCACTTATCTCGGCGAGCTCGGCCTCTTACAGTTTCGCGAC CTAAATGCAGATAAAAGTCCCTTTCAGCGGACGTTTGCTAATCAG GTAAAACGATGTGGTGAGATGTCAAGGAAGCTTCGGTTTTTCAAAGACCAAATTGATAAAGCTGGTCTAAGATGTTCACCACGCCATGAACTAGAACCGTACATTGAGCTTGGAGATTTGGAG AGACAACTTGCTGATCACGAGCATGAAGTATTGGAAATGAATTCAAACAGTGAAAAGCTTCGGCAGACATATAACGAACTTCTTGAATTCAAGATAGTTCTTCAAAAG gcCAATGGTTTCCTCGTCTCAAGTAATGCTCATGCAACTGGAGATGAAACAGAACTACATGAAGGCACCTACTCAAATAACGGTTTTATTGAGACCTCCTCTTTACTAGAGCAG GAAATGAGGCCCGAACCCTTGAATCAATCAGGACTGAGATTTATTAGTGGAATCATTAACAAAGACAAACTTCTTAGGTTTGAAAGAATGTTGTTTCGTGCAACAAGAGGCAATATGCTTTTCAACCAAACACCCTCTGATGAGGAGATCATGGATCCTTCAACATCAGAAATG GTGGAGAAAATTGTATTTGTGGTTTTCTTTTCTGGGGAGCAAGCAAggacaaaaatattgaaaatatgtGAAGCATTTGGTGCAAATTGTTATCCTGTCCCCGAGGATACAACAAAGCAGAGGCAGCTTACGAGAGAA GTTTTATCCCGACTCTCTGATCTGGAAGCCACTCTAGATGCTGGAACTCGCCATCGGAATGATGCTCTTAATGCTGTTGGTTACAGCTTGACTAAATGGATGACCACG GTTCGGAGAGAAAAAGCAGTTTATGATACTCTGAACATGCTAAATTTTGATGTAACCAAGAAATGCCTTGTTGGCGAAGGTTGGTGCCCCACATTTGCTAAGACCCAG ATTCATGAGGTCCTTCAGCGAGCCACTTTCGACAGCAATTCACAAGTGGGCGTTATATTTCATATAATGCAAGCGGTAGAATCACCTCCCACCTATTTCAGAACGAACAAACTTACAAATGCGTTCCAGGAGATTATCGATGCTTACGG TGTTGCAAGATATCAAGAGGCGAACCCGGCAGTTTATTCAGTTGTCACATATCCGTTTTTGTTTGCTGTTATGTTTGGGGATTGGGGTCATGGTCTATGCTTGCTGCTAGGAGCGTTGTATCTCCTTACCCGTGAAAGGAAGCTAAGTTCGCAG AAACTCGGAAGCTTTATGGAGATGCTATTTGGAGGCCGCTATGTAATCTTACTAATGGCACTTTTTTCAATATATTGTGGGCTTATCTACAATGAGTTCTTTTCTGTTCCTTTCCACGTCTTTGGTGGTTCAGCTTACAAATGCAGAGATACTACTTGTAG TGATGCGTACACGGTTGGTTTAGTCAAGTACCGTGATCCGTACCCGTTTGGCGTAGATCCTAGTTGGCGTGGAAGTCGTTCAGAATTGCCTTACTTAAACTCGCTTAAGATGAAGATGTCTATCCTGCTGGGAATTGCTCAGATGAATTTGGGACTAATATTAAGTTTCTTCAATGCTCGATTCTTCGGCTCTTCGCTGGACATAAG GTATCAGTTCATACCTCAGATGATATTCCTGAACAGCTTATTCGGTTACCTATCACTACTCATCATCATCAAGTGGTGCACTGGATCTCAAGCAGACTTGTATCATGTCATGATCTACATGTTTCTAAGTCCAACTGAAGAACTTGGTGAAAATGAGTTGTTCTGGGGCCAACGTCCACTTCAG ATTTTGTTACTGCTTATGGCATTCATCGCTGTCCCATGGATGCTTTTTCCTAAACCCTTTGCTCTCAGGAAAATTCACATGGAG AGGTTTCAAGGTCGCACGTACGGTGTTCTTGGTACTTCTGAGGTGGATCTGGATGTAGAACCAGGCTCAGCTAGAGGCCATCaggaagaagagttcaacttcAGCGAGATTTTTGTACATCAATTGATTCACTCCATAGAGTTTGTTCTAGGTTCAGTTTCTAACACAGCATCTTACCTTCGTCTCTGGGCTCTTAG TTTGGCTCATTCGGAATTATCGACGGTCTTCTATGAGAAAGTTCTTCTTCTTGCCTGGGG GTATGAGAACATTTTGATCAGGTTAATCGGATTAGTGGTGTTTGCGTTTGCAACAGCGTTTATACTTCTGATGATGGAAACACTGAGTGCGTTTCTTCATGCTCTGCGTCTTCACTGGGTTGAGTTCATGGGGAAGTTCTTCCATGGGGATGGTTACAAGTTCAAGCCTTTCTCATTTGCTTTAGTCTCAAATGACGATGAATAA